CCTGCCTTTACAGCTTCTGGTGCTGTTAATTCATTAATGCCACCATCAACAGCGATGTCTTTATCAAAAATGTCTCTTAGCCCCTGAATCTTAGGAAGAGCGACTGGCATAAATTTCTGTTTTGCAAACCCTGGATTAACGGACATCACCAAGAAACCATCAGTCTGATCTAGAACACCTTGAATGCAAATAGGGCTAGATGGATTCAAGACAACAAAAGCTTTTTTCCCATTATCCTGAATTCTTTGAATATCCTTTTTGAGCTTTATTGTGTTAACAGCATCCACTCGACGAGTATACCCATCTGCTTCTTTGAACAAATGACCTTCTAAAGCATAACACTCCGCATGCAAAGAAATAGAATCGGCACCAGCTTTTAAAAAAGAATCAATATATGCGCTTGGGTTTTCAATCATAAAATGTGCTTCAATAGGAAGCTTCGTAATAGGACGAATAGCCTCTACAATAAGAGCTCCGACCGTAATGTTTGGAACAAAATGGCCATCCATCACATCAATATGAAGCATGTCGACACCGGCTTCTTCGCACATCTTAATTTCACTCGCTAAATTTGTAAAATCTGCACACAAAATACTAACACTAACTTTAATTTTTTTATCCATTAATCTCCCCAATAAATCCTAAATTTGTGCAACTGTTTTATTTTTTAAATCCTGATACAAATAATAACTAAAAATTAAAGCATAAATGCCGAGCGCTGCCTTGACAACTTCACTAGCAATAGTTCCAACCGCGACTCCAATAAATGGAATCAAAATAAAAAAAGCAGATACAAGGCTAATCAAAATTGCCGCTAAAATCATAGCACCCATTAACGCAAACATTTTAAGCAAAAACTCTTTTAAATTTGATTTAATAACAGATT
Above is a window of Candidatus Omnitrophota bacterium DNA encoding:
- a CDS encoding ribulose-phosphate 3-epimerase, translating into MDKKIKVSVSILCADFTNLASEIKMCEEAGVDMLHIDVMDGHFVPNITVGALIVEAIRPITKLPIEAHFMIENPSAYIDSFLKAGADSISLHAECYALEGHLFKEADGYTRRVDAVNTIKLKKDIQRIQDNGKKAFVVLNPSSPICIQGVLDQTDGFLVMSVNPGFAKQKFMPVALPKIQGLRDIFDKDIAVDGGINELTAPEAVKAGANILATASYFFGSSKPKEVVKYLKSLKI